The following coding sequences are from one Octopus bimaculoides isolate UCB-OBI-ISO-001 chromosome 3, ASM119413v2, whole genome shotgun sequence window:
- the LOC106875509 gene encoding uncharacterized protein LOC106875509 codes for MLLRNLDPPKLCNGTRLIVRQMYPHLLEATILTGQGKGENVFIPKIPLIPADVPFEFKRQQFPLRVSFAMSINKSGGQSLEIIGLYLMQQCFSMVSSMLVVPELEMATTSSYSHQMVKPRMLFILLLCSDP; via the coding sequence ATGCTTTTAAGAAATCTGGATCCTCCAAAGCTGTGCAATGGAACAAGACTGATTGTCAGGCAAATGTATCCGCATCTTTTGGAAGCAACAATCCTCACTGGAcaaggaaagggagaaaatgtgtttattccaAAAATTCCACTGATTCCAGCAGACGTGCCCTTTGAATTCAAAAGACAGCAATTTCCATTAAGAGTTAGTTTCGCAATGTCAATTAACAAGAGTGGAGGACAATCACTGGAAATTATTGGACTTTACCTAATGCAGCAGTGCTTTTCCATGGTCAGCTCTATGTTGGTTGTTCCAGAGTTGGAAATGGCAACAACCTCTTCATACTCACACCAAATGGTAAAGCCAAGAATGTTGTTTATCCTGCTGCTTTGCAGTGATCCCTAA